One Yimella lutea DNA window includes the following coding sequences:
- a CDS encoding IclR family transcriptional regulator domain-containing protein, which produces MLLADLSPEELDAVLDQPSRSGVVARREVDRAQLGRELADTRAKGWCMTDQDLAVGIRSVAAPLRDATGRVVAALNVNAHAGQTSVDRLLEHHLPRLLSTASSISEDYVRRNQLR; this is translated from the coding sequence GTGCTGCTCGCCGACCTGAGCCCTGAGGAGCTGGACGCGGTGCTCGACCAGCCGAGCCGATCGGGGGTGGTCGCCCGCCGGGAGGTCGACCGGGCCCAACTGGGACGGGAACTTGCGGATACTCGCGCCAAGGGGTGGTGCATGACCGATCAAGACCTCGCAGTGGGCATCCGTTCCGTGGCCGCGCCTCTGCGCGATGCGACGGGGCGTGTCGTGGCGGCTCTGAACGTCAACGCTCATGCCGGCCAGACTTCGGTGGACAGGTTGCTCGAGCACCACCTGCCCAGACTGCTCTCTACGGCATCCTCGATCAGTGAGGACTACGTGCGTCGGAACCAGCTTCGGTGA